The bacterium genomic sequence CGAGGAGCTGAACGCCCTGGTGGCGCTCAACCGCGACCACAACAACAAGCACCCGCGCACCGGTTTCCTGATGAGCCGCGAGGCGTTCGACAGCTTTGACATGTCGGGTGAGGAATTCACCGGGGGCGGGCATTTCCGCCGTTTCCCCCAGGCCGTGGAGAACGGGTGCTGCCGCGGCTCGCTGGGCGTGCAGCCCTACCTGGGGCTGGTCTCGGCCATGCAGTTCGGGCTCAGCCTGAAAGCGGGGGAGAGCCGGGATTTCGATTTTCTGCTCGGCGTGACCGACAGCGACATTGAAAAGGGACGGATACACCTGGAGGGCCTGCGCAACGGCTATTTCCGTCCCGGCGGAGTGGAAAGCGAACTGGAGCGGCTGAAGGAAAACTGGGACGCACTGACCGGCGCGCACCTGGCCGCCACGGATGACACCGAGATCAACCGCTTTTTCAATGTCTGGTCCAAGTACCAGGCCAAGAACTCCGCCCGCTGGACCCGCGCCCTGGACAAGGTGGGCTATCGGGACATCCTGCAGGACCTGCTGGGGGTCAACTCGTTCGACCCGGAATACACCCGCACCATGCTGCCGGTGACCCTGCGCTACCAACTGGAGGACGGCCGCGCGGTGCGCCAGTTCGCCAAGTTCGCCGGCGCCCCGCATGACCTGCGCATGTACATGGATTCCAGTTCCTGGATACCGGACACCCTGGTCGGCTATATCAAGGAAACCGGGGATATGTCGATCCTGGAGCAGGAGGAGGGTTTCTACAGTTTCGAGACCGACCGGGTCGAGACCGCGCCCAAGGCCACGGTCTATGAGCATGCCCTGCGCGCGGTGCGCGGACTGTACGAGCATCGCGGGCTGCACGGGCTGTGCCGGATCGGCCACGGTGACTGGAACGACGCCCTGGACGGGGTGGGGCGGGATGACCGCGGGGTGAGCGTGTGGCTCAGCATGGCCCTGGTGTTCGCAGCACGGCGTATGCGCGAGCTGACAGTCCTCAAGGCCGACAGCGAGGGCACGGCCCTGATGGACCGCATAATAGCCGAGATGACCGGGGCGATCAACACCAAAGCCTGGGACGACGATCACTATGTCTACGCTTTCACCGGCGAGGGCATGCCGGTGGGCTCGGGACGCTCGGCAGAGGGCCGTATCCATCTGAATGTCAACACCTGGAGCCTGTTCAACGGGGTGGCCGAGGCGGCCGGGCGGTTGGACACGGTGCTCAAGTCGATCAGCGCCCTGGACACCCCCCTGGGGCACCTGCTCCTGTTTCCCTCCTATACCGAGAAAAGCCGCGGCATGGGACGTATCTGCGACATGGTGCCCGGCCAGTTCGAGAACGGCTCGATCTACACACATGGCCAGAGTTTCCTGGTCTACGCCCTCTGCGAGCTGGGACAGGGCGACCGCGCCCTGGAGGAACTCAAGAAGGCCCTGCCCGAGGCGAACCTGCCAGATATCGCCACCGGCCCGCCGCACCAGATCTCCAATTTCACCGTGGGGATCGAGCACGAGCATTTCGGGCGCAACCTGTACAGCAATTTCAGCGGGGCGATGGCCTGGCTGCGCAAGTCGCTCGACCGCATGTTCGGGCTTCTGCCACAGTTCGACAGCCTCGTGGTCGATCCGGTGGCGCCCTCGGCCTGGAAAGAGTTCAGGGTGCTGAAACAGTTCCGCGGCTGCAGCGTGGAGGCCCGTTTCCGTAACCCGCGCGGGGTCTGCCGCGGGGTGAAAGCCGCCGCGCTGGATGGCAAGCCGCTGAGCGTGAGCGACGGTAAAGTCTCGATCCCGGCCGCGAACCTGGCCGGGCGAAAAGATGCGCTTCTGGAGGTGGAGCTTGGCTGAGCCTCACTTGACAGGGCTCCGGAGCGTCGGTGCACCGAGACTGTCTTTGGCTCGGGACAGGGTCTGTCCGGAACCCCTGTCCGGCCTGCATACGGAACATTAGATGAACCCCGCGGCCAATGGTCGCGGGGTTTCGTTTTGCTGTCGAACGAAAAGCCGCCGCTTTGACAGTGCTTTTTGAACAGTAGTGACATCTCTTCCGGGAAAGGCTTTGTGAGGTTCGGATGTTTTGGTTAGTATATAGTCGTACAGAGGCGGACGACTTGCTGAACGCGGAGGAATCCCCTGCGTGAGGATGGCACGGGGTATACCTGCCCGTGTCCGGTTATTTGCGTTCTCGGAAATGTCGTCCACCAAGGAACGCAGGCGTGTTTCACTGTCTGAAAGATTTCAAGTTGCTCTCGAACCGTTTTGATAGAATATTGAAGTAGCCTTGCCTGCCCGGCTCTCCGGGCCGGTCCCACAAGAGGAGATACCCCATGACAGTCAAGGAATACCTCGCCGTCGTACTCAGAAAGCATGGAGTGGAACATATTTTCGGCGTGCCGGCCGATTTCGTGATCGAGTTCTTCAAATACCTGGACGAGGGCGAACTGATCCAGGCCGTGCGGATGAACGACGAGCCGCAGGCCGGGTTCGCCGCGGATGCCTACGCCCGGGTAAAGGGGCTGGGCGCGGTCCTGGTGACTTACGGGGCGGGCGGGTTCAAGGTGGTCAACAGTGCGGCCCAGGCTTATGTCGAGGAAAGCCCGGTGCTGTTCATCAGCGGCGCGCCCTCGCGCCAGGAGTATCTTCGCGGCGCCGACTTGCTCCACTATCGCATCCACCACGTGGTTAAGGACGCGGATGACCAGCTCAGGGTATTCGACCAGGTGACCGGCATGGCCGAGCGCATCGATGACATCTACACGGCCAAGAGCCGCATCCACCGCCTGATCGATTTCATCGTGGCCAATAAGCTGCCGGGCTATCTGGAGGTGCCGCGCAACATGTGGGGGGCCGAGTTGCCCGAGGACAACGCCTCCGACCGCTACCGCTACGAGCCACCCAAGACCGACTCGCGCTCGTTGAGCGATGGCCTGGCCGAGGCGGTGCGGTTGATCGACTCCAGCCACAGGCCCGTGTTCTGGGTCGACACCGAGGTCCAGCGCCACGGCCTGCAAGACAAGGTGCTCGAGATCGCCGACCGCTGCGGGATACCGATCTGCACCACTTTATTCGGCAAGAGCGCGATCGATGAGAACGAAACAATGCACCTGGGGGTCTATGTCGGGGCGCAGACCGCCTCCAACAAGTACGAGGACGACTCCGTGCGATGTTATGTCGAGACAAGCGACTGCGTGATCATGCTGGGGGTCAATTTCTCGGATTTCAATTTCGGGATCGGCACCGTGCACCTGTCCGAGAGCGCACACCTGATCAACGCCCGGCGCAACGGGCTAAAAGTCGACTGCGCCATGTACTCGGGAGTCCCGCTCTACGAGTTCGTGGCCGGCCTGGCCCGGTCCGGGCTTGCCAGGCACGAGTTTGTCGCGCCGCAGTCCGCGCCCGAGTTCGTGAAACCCGCAGAGGACACCCCCCTGGACTCGGACCTGTTTTTCAACCTGCTCAACCGGCGGATCACCACGGACACGATTGTCGTCTCCGACATCGGCGACTGCCTTTTCGGCGCGGGCAAGCTCGACACCTCGTTCACCCGGTTCCTGGCGCCGGGGGTCTACGGCAGCATGGGCTGGTCCGTGGCCGCGGCCCTGGGGGCCAAGGCGGCCGAGCGCAGCCTGCGGCCGTTCGTAATCGTGGGTGACGGTGCGATGGTGATGGGCCAGGAGTCGGTGCTGGCGAAGCTGAGCGAGATGAAATTCAACCCGGTGATCTTTGTGCTGAACAACCAGGGGTACGCCACCCTTGAGGGAGCGGCCCCTGGGCGTTACAATTACATACCGCTGTACAGCTTTGAAAACCTGGCCGCGGTTTACGGCGGGCAGGGGTTCGTGGCCGGCACGGTGGGTGAGTTGGAGCGGGTGCTCGACCAGGCTGCCGGAGTGACAGACGAGCCCTGGCTGGTCAACATTGTCCTGCCGCGGATGGGCCGGACCCGGGCGTTGAGCCGGGTCAGCTCCGAGCTGGGCAAGGGCGTGGGGCAGGGCGCCGGAGCTTGAGACGCGAGGTGAAATAAGGCGTTCAACCAATTGCGAGTAAAGCGATAAACTAAAAAGTGCTAAAATATAGCCGTCAAGCCGTGTAATGTCCAGCCCCCGTAGGGGCGGGTTTAAAACCCGCCCCTACAACTGATTGAATTTGAGAATTGTAAGTACATCGTCCGACTCGACAGGCTGTTGTGTCTTGTCGGAGAGATATTTCAAGGTGATTTTCAACGTGAAAGGCGTTCAGGTGAAAGACTCCTCTCCGCTCAGCCCGCGCCGTCAGACACGCAGTGTCAAGGTCGGACCGCTCCGGATCGGCTCGGCGCACCCGGTGCTGGTGCAGTCGATGACCAACACCGACACCCGGGACGTGGCCGCGACCCTGGCCCAGATCGAGGCCCTGCAGCGGGCGGGCTGCGAGCTGGTCCGTCTGGCAGTGCCCGACAGCGGCGCGGCGGCGGCCCTGGGGGAGATAGTGAAAGCCTCGCCTCTGCCCGTGGCCGCGGACATCCACTTTGACCACCGTCTGGCCCTGGCCGCTCTGGAGGCCGGGGTGGCCAAGCTGCGGCTGAACCCCGGCAATATCGGGTCAGCCGAGCGGGTGCGCGCGGTGGCCCGCGAGGCCTCCGCACGCAAGGTGCCGATCCGGATCGGGGTCAACGCCGGCTCACTGGAGAAATCGCTGCTGGAGATTCACGGCGGCCCCACGGCCGCGGCCCTGGCCGAAAGCGCTCTGGGCCATTGCAGCCTTCTGGAGGACTGCGGGTTCTGCGATATCGTGGTCTCGCTCAAAGCCTCGGATGTGCCCACCACGGTGCGCGCCAACCGCATTTTCGCCGCGCAGCGGGATTACCCGGTGCACCTGGGAGTGACCGAGGCCGGCACCCGTTTGCGCGGGGCGGTCCTGAGCGCGGCCGGCCTGGGTATCCTTCTGGCCGAGGGGATCGGGGACACGCTGCGGGTGAGCCTCACCGCCGACCCGGTGGAGGAGATCGGCGTGGCCTGGCGTATCCTGACCGCCCTGGGGCTGCGCAAGCGGGGAGTGGAGATAGTTAGCTGCCCCACCTGCGGACGGACCGAAATCGACCTGATCGGGATGGCCGAGGAGGTGGAGCGCCGTCTGGCCGCGGTGGACAAGCCGCTCACCGTGGCGGTGATGGGCTGCGTGGTCAACGGCCCGGGCGAGGCGCGCCAGGCCGATTTCGGGATCGCGGGCGGGAGAGGATCGGGGCTGGTGTTCCGCCGGGGCGAGATCGTGGCCAAGGTGAAAGAGAGCGAGCTGGTGGACACGCTGGTGCGGCTGATCGAGGAGGATTCGGCTGATACGGACGCCCGGAAAGCATGAACCTTGCGCCGTGCGGCGGCCGGTGCTAAATTCACGGCCTGCAACGTTGAATAGATGACGACAATTGCCCCCGTAGCTCAGTGGATAGAGCATTGGTCTCCGGAACCATGTGCGGCAGTTCGATTCTGCCCGGGGGCACCATATAGAGAAAGGCCGTCGAGCAGACGGCCTTTTTGTTTGATCCAGGCTTATCGCTTGAAGGTACAGAGCGTTGCCAGAGGTGCCTTGGCTCGTGTAGGGGCACGGCATGCCGTGCCCGATAGGCATTTACGTTCTCTTGGTTTCGGCCAAGAGAACCAGAAGCCATTTGGGGGCCGTAAACTCGCCCCGGCGTTGGCTGCTTTGTGACCAGCGGTGTGCACGCGGATTTCACACGCTGCCCTCGTTGAGGGGCGACGCTGGTGCTGATTGCCCGCTCGGCCATGACGCTACGAATGTTTTCGGTGTGCACGGGGCCGCTACTTCGCTCCACTGCGCAGGCTCAAACATACGGCCCCCGGCGGCCCTGCGGACCGCGGGCGGGAAAAGGCACAACTCCGCATCTTCTTATTTCAAGCGAACGCGCATACCTAATATCCGAGGTGAAACCCGTTGGCCGCCGCAGTTGTCTCAGAGGGCCGCGCATGTTCGAGCCTGCACCACGGGCAGCGTGGAATTGAACGTGAAACGGACCGGGTAGAAAGCGTTCCACTGCTCGGCGGCGATTCGCGGCAGCGCCGCCGCTAAACCGAAGCAGTGGAATCACTGCACCGTAAACACTCAAGCTTGAAACAGAGTCGTAGCGGGGACGAGTTCGCGGCCCCCGCTGGCTTTGCTTCTTTCGCCGAAAACGAAAGAAGAAGATTTTGAAACCCTGTCGCAGAAACAAAATCTGTCGAATTGATTTTCAGTTCGGACAGGTGGGGAGTGAAGCTTCGTTTCCTCCCCGAACGAAAGCCTTGCCATCGCCCCGGCCCCACGCAATATTGAGCCCCGCATCCGCTTGCATTTGAATCCCGCGCATTCCCCATGCGCGCGTGCCTGCCAGTCAATACTCTCCCGGAGTGAGCGCATGAAAAGCACCCTGTCTGTCCTGGCTCTCCTGACGCTCTGCGCTGCCGCCTCTCTTTCCGCCGCCCGCTCCGTGTATGTGGTCCCGGCGGAGAACCGTGTCCGCATGCTGGATGAGAAAATCCCCACCAGCGATTTTCTCTGGTCCGCGCGCGAGAATGTAATCAAGCTGGCCGGGGCCGGGGGCGAGCGCCTTCGCTTTCAGGTCGTGGCCGCGGTGGAGCGCGACACCCTTCGCCAAGTGTGCTTCAAGTGGGGCGAGCTGAAATCCGGCCAGTCGGTGTTGCCCGCCGCGGCGCTCAAGCCGTTCCTGGCCGCCCTGGTGCGGGTCTACGCCCCCAGCGGCAAGGAGGGCGCTGTCGGCTGGTTCCAGGACCCGCTCGCCCCGCTGGCCGAGCCGCTGGACATATTCCCTGACCGCTGGCAGAGCCGCAAGGACCAGACATTCTGGCTCGAGCTGGACATCCCCCGCGGGCAGCCAGCCGGGGTGTACGAGGGCGCGCTCGACATTGTCTGCTCGGACAGCCTGCTCGCCCATCTTCCCCTGCGCCTGACTGTCCATCCGTTCGACCTTCCCGCATCCGGCCACCTGTTCGCCCTGTTCAACTGCAGCAAGGGCTGGCTGGGACGCTATTATACCGAGCGACGCCTGCAGGGACGCAGCCTGGATGACGTTCTGGCGCAGTATTTCGATTTCATGCTCGACCGGGGAATCCAGCCCTGGTTCAACCCGCTCCTGCAGCCCAAGACCACGGATAAGGAGGACGGCCTGAGCCTGGAATGGCCCGACCCGGCGCTGGAAAAGCACTACCTGAACCACCCGGCCTACAGCCGGGTGACTTTCCCGGCCCGTCCGCGGGGTCTGGATGACGACGACGATAACGGGGGAGAAGAGGGCCTCTCGCCCGCGGCCGAGCGCAAGGTGAAAGACTGGGTGGGCGGAATCTACGAGCATTACAAGGCCAACGGCTGGCTGGACAAGCTCACCTTTTTCGGGCCGATCGACGAGCCCAATTCGCGCGCGGCCTACGAGGATCTGATCCGCTGGGGCCAGATTGTGCACGAGGCCGCCCCGGGTGCGGGCTACCAGGTGACAGAGCAGCCACTGCCCCAGGAGCCTGACTGGCCGCCGCTTTCCTCTGTGGCTACGGACTGGGTGGTGCACGGCTCCAACCTGGAGAGTAACCGGGAGGAGATAGCCCGCCTGATCGGCCGGGGCCAGCACGCGAGCTGGTACATCTCCTGCGACCAGCTCTACCCGATGGCCAACTATTTCATCGACATGACCGCCGCCGACTCGCGGGCCGTGGCCTGGATCACCCGCCGCTACGGCATGCAGGGCATGCTCTACTGGGCGGTGAACTACTGGCCCGAGGTGGTGAGTCCCTGGCGCGACCCGGTGACCTGGAAACGCTCGGAGTGCAACTCGCCCCTGGCCGGCGAGGGCTCGCTGCTCTACCCGGGCGAGGAGATACGCTCCTACTGCAGGCAGCCGGATGTGGCCGGCCCGGTCAGCTCGGTGCGTTTCGAGATGCTGCACAAGGGGATGCAGGACGTGGAATACCTGTTCCTTCTCGACTCCCTGGGAAGAAAAGCGGATGCCGACCGTCTGTGCCGCGACATGGTGATCTCGGCCGAGGTGTTCTCACGCGAGCCGGAGCGCTACGAACAGGTCAAGGCCGAGGCGGCGCGCCTGATCGCCGAGACGCTGAAAAAGAGCAAGGGCAAATTGAAATAATTTAATGCGATACGGTTTAGTCCTGATGTAATACTGGAGGTGATTCATGCGTCTGATGGCTGGTCTTTTGCTGTCTCTTCTGGCCTTGTTGCCCACCTCGGAACGCTCATTTGCGGCAGCGGGCACGCTTTCGGTCGGGCGGCTCGAACGTCTTTCCGAGTCGCTCTGGTGCCTGCACGAGGCCTGCAATGTCTATATCGTGAAGCGTGGCGAGCGGGCGCTCATAATCGACAGCGGCGAGGGCGCGGTCTTGGGCTGCCTGGACTCCCTGGGGATTAAACAAGTCGACTGGGTGCTCCAGACCCACAGCCACCGCGACCAGTGCGGGGCCACCGCAGAGCTGGCCGCGCGCGGGGCGAAAGTGGCGGTTCCGGAGGCCGAGGCCCGCTTTTTCCGGGACATTGAGAGCTACTGGGACAGTTTCGGCCTTTTCATTCGCTACCAGTTCCAGCCCGACACCTACCAGCCCAGGATAAATATCCCGGTCGATCTGGCCCTGGCTGACCGGGACAGCCTCCTCTGGCAGGGTCTTACTTTCCGCTGCCTCGCCACTCCCGGCCACACGGTGGGCTCGGGGAGCTGGCTGGTCCGGCTCGACGGTCACGGCCTGGCTTTCACTGGCGACATGATCTACTCCCCCGGAAAGCTCTGGAACCTCTACAGTTTCGACCATCGCTACTGGGACGGCGGGTTCGAGGGTGTGACCAAGGACCTGGCGGGCTTACAAAAAGTGATAGACTCGGGCGCTCAGAGCCTTTTGCCCTCGCACGGCGTGCGGATGGATGAACCAACCGCAGCGGCGGCCGCGCTGCGGGAGAACCTCGCGCGCCTGTACGACCTCGACCCCGCGCCCGAGCTTGAGGAAAGGGCCAGCCGCACCCATAGCGAACCTCCAAGGCGCTGGACCCGGGTCAGCGAGCACCTCTACCATGTCCGTCCCACCTCGTTCCTGCTGGTCGCTCCGGACTCCAGCGCGATGTTCTACGACTACTACGCCATCCCGGAAATAAAAGAGCCCGAGTACTACGACTCGATCCTGCCCGTGCTGGCTGAACTGGGGGTCAAGCGTATTGATCTTGTCATCCCGAGCCATTTCCACGAGGACCACATCCGCGGCATCCCCGACCTTCAGCGGCGCTACGGGGCGAAAGTCTGGGTCTTCCAGAACATGGCCGACCTGCTGGAGAACCCCTCGCGCTACAACCTCTGCTGCGTGGCCCCTGAGCGGATCGTGGCCGACCGCGTGCTGCACGACAGCGAGATAATCTCATGGAAAGGCTACCAGTTCACGGTGGTGCACTTTCCAGGCCAGACTTTCTATCACCAGGGAATGTATGGGATTATCGACGGCCGCCGGGTGTTTTTCACCGGGGACACGGATGTTTACTCTGCGGGAGACTACAACCTTTACCACCGCAGCCGGAAGCTGCACGGGATCAGCACTTTCCTCAATTACTACCTCCTGGAGCCGGGCCGGGGCTACCTCAAGGCCCTGCAGCGCCTGATCGATTTCAACCCCGAACTGCTGCTCTGCGCCCATTCCGGAGCCAAGCCGGGCAACGCGGAGATGTACCGTCTGAACATGGAGGCCATGCTCCCGCGCCGCGAACTGGTGGCCGCGGTCCTGCCTCAGCCCGACCCGAACGAAGGCTTCGATCCCAACCGGGTGCGGTTCTATCCCTACAGCCTGGACATCGCACCGGGTGAGGCTTTCGAGACCCAGGTCATACTGCGAAACCACCGGA encodes the following:
- a CDS encoding thiamine pyrophosphate-dependent enzyme — translated: MTVKEYLAVVLRKHGVEHIFGVPADFVIEFFKYLDEGELIQAVRMNDEPQAGFAADAYARVKGLGAVLVTYGAGGFKVVNSAAQAYVEESPVLFISGAPSRQEYLRGADLLHYRIHHVVKDADDQLRVFDQVTGMAERIDDIYTAKSRIHRLIDFIVANKLPGYLEVPRNMWGAELPEDNASDRYRYEPPKTDSRSLSDGLAEAVRLIDSSHRPVFWVDTEVQRHGLQDKVLEIADRCGIPICTTLFGKSAIDENETMHLGVYVGAQTASNKYEDDSVRCYVETSDCVIMLGVNFSDFNFGIGTVHLSESAHLINARRNGLKVDCAMYSGVPLYEFVAGLARSGLARHEFVAPQSAPEFVKPAEDTPLDSDLFFNLLNRRITTDTIVVSDIGDCLFGAGKLDTSFTRFLAPGVYGSMGWSVAAALGAKAAERSLRPFVIVGDGAMVMGQESVLAKLSEMKFNPVIFVLNNQGYATLEGAAPGRYNYIPLYSFENLAAVYGGQGFVAGTVGELERVLDQAAGVTDEPWLVNIVLPRMGRTRALSRVSSELGKGVGQGAGA
- the ispG gene encoding flavodoxin-dependent (E)-4-hydroxy-3-methylbut-2-enyl-diphosphate synthase, with the translated sequence MKDSSPLSPRRQTRSVKVGPLRIGSAHPVLVQSMTNTDTRDVAATLAQIEALQRAGCELVRLAVPDSGAAAALGEIVKASPLPVAADIHFDHRLALAALEAGVAKLRLNPGNIGSAERVRAVAREASARKVPIRIGVNAGSLEKSLLEIHGGPTAAALAESALGHCSLLEDCGFCDIVVSLKASDVPTTVRANRIFAAQRDYPVHLGVTEAGTRLRGAVLSAAGLGILLAEGIGDTLRVSLTADPVEEIGVAWRILTALGLRKRGVEIVSCPTCGRTEIDLIGMAEEVERRLAAVDKPLTVAVMGCVVNGPGEARQADFGIAGGRGSGLVFRRGEIVAKVKESELVDTLVRLIEEDSADTDARKA
- a CDS encoding DUF4091 domain-containing protein; translated protein: MKSTLSVLALLTLCAAASLSAARSVYVVPAENRVRMLDEKIPTSDFLWSARENVIKLAGAGGERLRFQVVAAVERDTLRQVCFKWGELKSGQSVLPAAALKPFLAALVRVYAPSGKEGAVGWFQDPLAPLAEPLDIFPDRWQSRKDQTFWLELDIPRGQPAGVYEGALDIVCSDSLLAHLPLRLTVHPFDLPASGHLFALFNCSKGWLGRYYTERRLQGRSLDDVLAQYFDFMLDRGIQPWFNPLLQPKTTDKEDGLSLEWPDPALEKHYLNHPAYSRVTFPARPRGLDDDDDNGGEEGLSPAAERKVKDWVGGIYEHYKANGWLDKLTFFGPIDEPNSRAAYEDLIRWGQIVHEAAPGAGYQVTEQPLPQEPDWPPLSSVATDWVVHGSNLESNREEIARLIGRGQHASWYISCDQLYPMANYFIDMTAADSRAVAWITRRYGMQGMLYWAVNYWPEVVSPWRDPVTWKRSECNSPLAGEGSLLYPGEEIRSYCRQPDVAGPVSSVRFEMLHKGMQDVEYLFLLDSLGRKADADRLCRDMVISAEVFSREPERYEQVKAEAARLIAETLKKSKGKLK
- a CDS encoding MBL fold metallo-hydrolase; the protein is MRLMAGLLLSLLALLPTSERSFAAAGTLSVGRLERLSESLWCLHEACNVYIVKRGERALIIDSGEGAVLGCLDSLGIKQVDWVLQTHSHRDQCGATAELAARGAKVAVPEAEARFFRDIESYWDSFGLFIRYQFQPDTYQPRINIPVDLALADRDSLLWQGLTFRCLATPGHTVGSGSWLVRLDGHGLAFTGDMIYSPGKLWNLYSFDHRYWDGGFEGVTKDLAGLQKVIDSGAQSLLPSHGVRMDEPTAAAAALRENLARLYDLDPAPELEERASRTHSEPPRRWTRVSEHLYHVRPTSFLLVAPDSSAMFYDYYAIPEIKEPEYYDSILPVLAELGVKRIDLVIPSHFHEDHIRGIPDLQRRYGAKVWVFQNMADLLENPSRYNLCCVAPERIVADRVLHDSEIISWKGYQFTVVHFPGQTFYHQGMYGIIDGRRVFFTGDTDVYSAGDYNLYHRSRKLHGISTFLNYYLLEPGRGYLKALQRLIDFNPELLLCAHSGAKPGNAEMYRLNMEAMLPRRELVAAVLPQPDPNEGFDPNRVRFYPYSLDIAPGEAFETQVILRNHRTEAVEARLSLEAPAGWSVEPSVAPLRVAGKDEAGVRFTVKPGAKPDGRRRTVITAQVIQDGEDLGEPAEMLLEWK